A part of Leishmania panamensis strain MHOM/PA/94/PSC-1 chromosome 34 sequence genomic DNA contains:
- a CDS encoding hypothetical protein (TriTrypDB/GeneDB-style sysID: LpmP.34.2840), with translation MRTCQLCGHTAFRKLLRSAVATPIRTISQGTSLSSSVRDVGGSSSSGASATVAPETISWSNVSSSLSSSPVTSDCAAILKYPYQVISTEKELKEAVGVLQRSRQIAIDIEAFCTSEATKTPQLGRVSLVQTCSDVVPVVFLFDVLSLSVPIFTQVIRPVFNDETIRKLFFDCRRDIEALSTQMSLVPKRVLDLQLLFTAVQWKLRSVNRRSGMTYVLKNVAGIHRQEGDFAVQTAMVVGDRPVWDTRPLPEHFLEYAADDVRHIHLLSTYFPSLTQQVSEAAVERLTEQYVQHYGVGHAVTVEADAQPAQVNTAWLERYIGPGGVCSFCGSKGHTEMECFRKLNGNVRCSFCGGVGHTARNCFQKHPELLKCDRCGQLGHSTANCFRANPCKHCGGNHRSENCHYRAHTANA, from the coding sequence ATGAGAACTTGTCAGCTCTGCGGCCATACTGCATTCCGTAAGCTTCTGCGGAGTGCTGTAGCTACGCCAATACGGACCATCTCGCAGGGCACGTCTTTGTCGTCGAGTGTGCGCGATGTcggcggaagcagcagcagtggcgctaGTGCTACTGTCGCCCCAGAAACGATTTCTTGGTCGAACGTGTCGtcatccctctcctcttctcccgtGACTAGCGACTGTGCCGCCATTCTGAAGTATCCGTACCAGGTAATTAGCACCGAGAAGGAACTGAAAGAGGCCGTTGGTGTATTGCAGCGTAGTCGGCAGATCGCCATTGATATCGAGGCGTTCTGCACCTCGGAGGCAACCAAAACACCTCAGCTTGGTCGTGTGTCGCTTGTGCAGACCTGCAGCGACGTGGTACCGGTTGTGTTCTTGTTCGACGTGCTTTCTTTGTCAGTTCCCATCTTCACGCAGGTGATCCGGCCCGTCTTCAATGACGAGACGATTCGAAAACTCTTCTTCGACTGCCGACGCGACATTGAAGCGCTGAGCACGCAGATGAGTTTGGTGCCGAAGCGCGTCCTAGATTTGCAGCTTCTCTTTACCGCCGTGCAGTGGAAGCTGCGTAGCGTGAACCGACGGTCTGGCATGACGTACGTGCTCAAGAATGTAGCCGGCATCCACCGGCAGGAGGGCGACTTCGCCGTGCAGACGGCCATGGTGGTCGGCGACAGGCCTGTTTGGGATACGCGTCCGCTGCCAGAGCACTTCCTTGAGTACGCCGCGGACGATGTTCGTCACATTCACCTTCTCTCCACGTACTTTCCATCTCTGACGCAGCAGGTTtcggaggcagcggtggagcgGTTGACGGAGCAGTATGTTCAGCACTACGGTGTCGGGCATGCGGTGACAGTAGAGGCTGACGCCCAGCCGGCGCAGGTAAACACGGCTTGGCTGGAGCGGTACATTGGCCCCGGCGGGGTTTGCAGCTTCTGTGGTAGCAAGGGGCACACAGAGATGGAGTGCTTCCGCAAGCTGAACGGCAACGTACGCTGCTCCTTCTGCGGAGGTGTGGGTCACACGGCGCGTAATTGCTTCCAGAAGCACCCCGAGCTGCTCAAGTGCGACCGCTGCGGCCAACTAGGACACAGCACAGCGAACTGCTTCCGTGCGAACCCGTGCAAACACTGCGGGGGCAACCACAGGAGCGAGAACTGTCACTACCGTGCGCACACTGCGAATGCCTGA
- a CDS encoding chaperone protein DNAj, putative (TriTrypDB/GeneDB-style sysID: LpmP.34.2830), translating to MLRHLSALATRRRACAFSASASVLTGSTASSTFCSTTTPVRLYSSGNKDYYKTLGVDRNSDLKEIKKAYRKRALETHPDQGGNKEEFAEVAEAYEVLSNPEKRKVYDQYGSEAATNPNMGGPGMSGFGAGGRSAEDIFAEFFRGGMGGMGGFGDMFGGGPGGRQGTPTLQPLEVRTRLTLEDVYKGVTKTMRVNRPQVCSECNGFGSKSKTEKPKCAQCSGSGHVVQQHRMGPGMVQQTISECPRCRGTGSMAKPEDQCPKCHGKGYRTVSQDVTIEIPAGVPSNVTLVVRGEGGTIPGAPPADMHLHVELSPHRVFQRRGNDLIVNKDVTLQEALLGLHMPLKLLDGRTVNVETTADQVLKPEGVIKITGEGLPGTSGERGDIYIFTHLKMPNKLNDEQKENIKSAFGAPGRDASASPGNTVRARVMRESREQLEEQKRSLWASQESGSYSGGSGGSSRRSAGSAPGGGAQQVECATQ from the coding sequence ATGCTCCGCCATCTCTCGGCGTTGGCCACACGCAGAAGAGCATGCGCCTTCAGTGCAAGCGCGTCTGTCCTCACCGGATCTaccgcctccagcaccttctgttccaccaccacccccgtcCGTCTGTACTCTAGCGGCAACAAGGACTACTACAAGACCCTCGGCGTAGATCGAAATTCCGACTTGAAGGAGATTAAGAAGGCTTACCGGAAGCGTGCGCTAGAGACCCACCCAGACCAGGGCGGGAACAAGGAGGAGTTTGCAGAGGTGGCCGAGGCGTACGAAGTACTTAGTAACcccgagaagaggaaggtgTATGACCAGTATGGCTCCGAGGCGGCCACAAACCCAAACATGGGTGGCCCAGGCATGAGCGGCTTCGGCGCTGGGGGACGCTCCGCTGAGGATATCTTTGCCGAGTTCTTCCGCGGCGGAATGGGTGGGATGGGCGGGTTTGGCGACATGTTCGGCGGAGGTCCTGGTGGTCGTCAGGGAACGCCTACCCTCCAGCCGCTGGAGGTGCGCACGCGGTTGACTCTGGAGGATGTGTACAAGGGCGTGACCAAGACCATGCGTGTGAACCGCCCGCAGGTGTGTTCAGAGTGTAATGGCTTCGGCAGCAAAAGCAAGACAGAGAAGCCCAAGTGTGCCCAGTGCAGCGGCTCCGGACACGTAGTCCAACAACACCGGATGGGACCCGGCATGGTGCAGCAGACGATCTCCGAGTGTCCGCGGTGCCGCGGGACCGGCTCAATGGCGAAGCCCGAGGATCAGTGTCCTAAGTGCCACGGCAAGGGCTACCGCACCGTATCGCAGGACGTCACGATTGAGATTCCAGCCGGCGTGCCGTCGAATGTGACTCTCGTAGTGCGCGGCGAGGGCGGCACGATACCTGGGGCGCCGCCTGCAGACATGCACTTGCATGTCGAGCTGAGTCCCCACCGTGTCTTTCAGCGCCGCGGCAACGACCTCATTGTTAATAAGGACgtgacgctgcaggaggcgcttcTGGGATTGCATATGCCACTGAAATTACTTGACGGCCGCACGGTCAACGTTGAAACGACGGCTGATCAAGTCTTAAAGCCAGAAGGGGTGATCAAGATAACTGGAGAGGGTTTGCCTGGCACCTCCGGAGAGCGCGGTGATATCTACATCTTCACCCACCTCAAGATGCCCAACAAGCTGAACGATGAGCAGAAGGAGAACATCAAAAGCGCCTTTGGCGCACCCGGGAGAGATGCATCAGCGTCCCCAGGCAATACCGTGAGGGCGAGGGTGATGCGCGAGTCTCgtgagcagctggaggagcagaagcgtAGCCTGTGGGCCTCGCAAGAGAGTGGTAGCTACAGCGGcggtagcggtggcagctCTCGCCGCTCCGCAGGAAGTGCgcctggtggtggtgcccaACAGGTGGAGTGTGCGACACAGTAA